tctataatatttttaagtttaCTATAGTTCTGATAtaaactatataatatattcattttatgaagttcttcctttttaatgtcgtataaaaaatttaatgaatcGAAATTAAATTCGAATATATCAGAACACTGACTCTGTATAGTATTTTCGATTTCTAAAACACATGTTTTTccattaattttatcatcgttcaatttcatatttaacCAATAATTTAACAGcccacaattttgtttataacTAGTATTCTGTTCTTGTTTTTTACAATTGGGGAAATGATTACATagttttgtaaatatttcacatatatattttgcattttctttatctCCTAATTGAGATGCCGTAGCACTAGAAAAGGAATCACAATATTTAGATGCGTCAACCGATCTAACAGTATCTTCAATACTTTTTCCATCTTTCATATAATTACTAATATTGTCGAAAAAGTcatactaaaaattaaaagacatattattaatttattactaAGAACagatttaaataaataaaatatatgatatgtatataatatttataaaatatgcaatagataaattgttttaataatttaaatgaaaatatacgCTATAATCCTCTATTTTTCCGGCACACgacattttgctttattgAACTTAAtaagatgaaaaaataatgtaatgaacataacatatatgtgtgtgtttatAATACAAAGATATAGACTATtcataaaatgataataaattttatttattttataatttgtataaattatatgttgTAAGAACTCTTAATAATATGTATtcaatgaataaaaattaataatggAAACATATCGAACATCATGAGCGTTTAATATTCtactaatatataataaaaataagaattatatttatta
The nucleotide sequence above comes from Plasmodium vivax scf_4755 genomic scaffold, whole genome shotgun sequence. Encoded proteins:
- a CDS encoding variable surface protein Vir30, putative (encoded by transcript PVX_042690A); this encodes MNSLYLCIINTHIYVMFITLFFHLIKFNKAKCRYDFFDNISNYMKDGKSIEDTVRSVDASKYCDSFSSATASQLGDKENAKYICEIFTKLCNHFPNCKKQEQNTSYKQNCGLLNYWLNMKLNDDKINGKTCVLEIENTIQSQCSDIFEFNFDSLNFLYDIKKEELHKMNILYSLYQNYSKLKNIIENKSGPEKTSLLPHSTACCADYNKAKYICSDDNNKITFCKKLVTFESKYDELYNTFKGKKSEFSDDLIKLSECTDNKIITTAVTGTVVGLIPLFGVLYKFTPMGQLLKSKIGILNNDISNNDEEYTKISLMEQESDHISSRQGTYNIKYQTL